A stretch of the Esox lucius isolate fEsoLuc1 chromosome 2, fEsoLuc1.pri, whole genome shotgun sequence genome encodes the following:
- the il10 gene encoding interleukin-10, with translation MSRLSVLLFLTLVAVLWCEHAQSRAVTCSNRCCSFIEGFPVRLKELRTAYSNIRDYYEANDALETALLDESLLHNFMSPFGCHAIDRILKFYLDTVLPTAVNNNQTHNDLKSPIDSIGNIFHELKKEMIQCRNYFSCKKPFDIQELISSYKKMEANGLYKAMGELDLLFNYIEEYLVSKRRKQ, from the exons ATGTCTcgcctctctgtcctcctgttCCTGACGCTGGTTGCTGTGTTATGGTGTGAGCATGCCCAGAGCAGAGCTGTGACGTGCTCTAACCGCTGCTGCTCCTTCATCGAGGGCTTCCCTGTCCGTTTAAAGGAGCTCCGCACTGCCTATTCCAATATCCGAGACTACTAT GAGGCCAATGATGCTCTGGAGACGGCTCTGCTAGATGAAAGCCTTCTACACAACTTCATG AGCCCTTTCGGTTGTCACGCCATAGACAGGATCCTCAAGTTCTACCTCGACACAGTTCTACCCACAGCTGTGAACAACAACCAAACGCATAACGACCTAAAATCTCCAATCGACTCAATCGGAAACATCTTTCACGAGCTGAAGAAGGAGATGATCCAATGC AGGAACTATTTCTCCTGTAAGAAACCTTTTGACATACAGGAGTTAATCTCTTCATATAAGAAG ATGGAGGCAAATGGCCTGTATAAGGCTATGGGAGAGCTTGACCTGCTCTTCAACTACATTGAAGAGTACCTGGTGTCCAAGAGACGCAAACAGTGA